In Archaeoglobus profundus DSM 5631, the sequence AATGGCTCTGCACAAGGTTCCAGCAGATATAAGAGCATCTGGCGGAGTTGCAAGGATGGCTGATCCGAAAAAGATTCAGGAAATAATGGATGCTGTAACTATCCCAGTCATGGCGAAGTGCAGAATAGGTCACATAGCAGAGGCGAGAGCTTTAGAGGCTTTGGGAGTTGATATGATTGACGAGAGCGAGGTTCTAACTCCAGCAGACGTATTCTTCCATATCGACAAGAGAAAGTTCACGGTGCCATTCGTGTGCGGTGCAAGGAGCTTGGGTGAGGCTGTGAGGAGAATATGGGAAGGTGCAGCAATGATCAGAACGAAGGGAGAGGCTGGAACAGGTAACGTTGTTGAAGCTGTTAAACACATGAGGATAATAAACTATGCAATTGCCGAGATCGTAAATATGGATGACGACAGAATATATGAAGTTGCAAAGAAGTATGCTGAGAGATACGTCGAGCTAGCGAAGACAGTTAGAGCTGAAATGGGCTTGCCGACGGAAATAAAGCCGAGTGATGTCGTTTACGAGGAGTACACACTCGAAGAGATCGTTGAGGGACTTTACGAAGTCTTGCTTGAAATTAAGAAGATGGGCAGATTACCAGTTGTCAATTTTGCAGCGGGTGGAATCGCAACTCCAGCAGATGCGGCCCTAATGATGCAGCTAGGTGCAGATGGAGTATTCGTGGGTTCTGGAATCTTCAAGTCGTCGAATCCAGAGGGATATGCGAGGGCAATAGTTGAGGCGGTACAGCACTGGGACGAACCTGAAGTTATAGCTGAGATCAGCAAGGGATTGGGAGAAGCTATGAGAGGATTGGAGGTTTCACAGCTCGAAGTCAGAATGCAAGATAGAGGATTATGAGGATTACCGTTGTCGGTGTGCAGGGAGCCGTTGAGGAGCACGTAATCATCACAAAACTTGCAATGAAAAAGCTAGGAATAGATGGAGAAGTCGTCGCTACACGTCGTAAAGGAGTAGTTTCAAAAAGCGACGGTGTAATAATTCCCGGTGGAGAGAGTACTACCATAAGCAGGCTGATATTTAGGGATTCGATTGCAAGCGAAA encodes:
- the pdxS gene encoding pyridoxal 5'-phosphate synthase lyase subunit PdxS — its product is MKLEELRFGTELVKRGFAKMQKGGVIMDVTNAEQAQIAEDAGAVAVMALHKVPADIRASGGVARMADPKKIQEIMDAVTIPVMAKCRIGHIAEARALEALGVDMIDESEVLTPADVFFHIDKRKFTVPFVCGARSLGEAVRRIWEGAAMIRTKGEAGTGNVVEAVKHMRIINYAIAEIVNMDDDRIYEVAKKYAERYVELAKTVRAEMGLPTEIKPSDVVYEEYTLEEIVEGLYEVLLEIKKMGRLPVVNFAAGGIATPADAALMMQLGADGVFVGSGIFKSSNPEGYARAIVEAVQHWDEPEVIAEISKGLGEAMRGLEVSQLEVRMQDRGL